In Aedes albopictus strain Foshan chromosome 3, AalbF5, whole genome shotgun sequence, the following are encoded in one genomic region:
- the LOC115260103 gene encoding uncharacterized protein LOC115260103 isoform X2: protein MALYGTIDPYVPGTSFSNYIEHIEYFFSSNNVPDERKKDLFMTFAGMATFEELKLLYPSTDLKTLSYAEITKKLKERFDKVDNELVSRYKFRCRKQGPSESNENFILAVRLLAESCDFGQFRDTAIRDQLLFGLSDRKLQKRLLSEDELTLKTAERIIKSSEIAVNQADAINEDPNINSVKYRLGRRGEYSAQKIEYRGRERSRGRAYRGFYDRYDRSRSRSGPSAGQRSSNRGRYANFVCHFCKLRGHIQKHCYKYKDSQKGSVKFVGDVSKQDTARDDVHDYFKRLQDDYSSDSDSSDSGRSKLSLGPQGADKASQ from the exons ATGGCGTTATATGGAACCATTGATCCCTACGTCCCAGGAACATCGTTTTCTAATTACATAGAGCATATTGAGTATTTTTTCTCGAGCAATAATGTTCCCGATGAACGAAAAAAAGATTTATTTATGACTTTTGCCGGTATGGCAACTTTTGAAGAGCTTAAATTGCTCTATCCATCCACAGATTTGAAGACATTGTCATACGCGGAGATTACAAAAAAACTTAAAGAAAGATTCGATAAGGTAGACAATGAATTAGTATCCAGATATAAATTCAGATGCCGTAAACAAGGCCCTTCCGAATCCAATGAAAATTTTATTCTAGCAGTGAGATTATTGGCGGAATCGTGTGATTTTGGACAGTTTAGAGACACAGCTATAAGGGATCAATTGTTGTTCGGTTTGTCGGATAGAAAACTACAAAAACGTTTGCTGAGTGAAGATGAGTTGACATTAAAAACTGCGGAGAGAATTATCAAGAGTAGTGAGATTGCTGTAAATCAGGCTGATGCTATTAATGAAGATCCGAATATAAATTCAGTGAAATATCGGCTTGGCAGGAGAGGTGAATATAGTGCGCAGAAAATAGAGTACCGTGGTAGAGAGAGAAGCAGGGGTCGTGCCTACAGGGGATTTTATGACCGGTATGATAGAAGCAGATCTCGTTCAGGGCCAAGCGCAGGACAAAGATCGTCCAACAGAGGTCGTTACGCGAATTTTGTGTGCCATTTCTGTAAACTGCGCGGCCATATCCAAAAGCATTGTTACAAATACAAAGACAGTCAAAAAGGCTCTGTTAAGTTCGTTGGGGACGTTTCAAAGCAAGACACCGCCCGGGATGATGTGCATGACTATTTCAAACGGTTGCAAGACGATTACAGCAGTGACAGCGACAGCTCAG atagcGGTCGGAGCAAACTTAGTCTCGGCCCACAGGGGGCAGATAAGGCCAGCCAGTAA
- the LOC115260103 gene encoding uncharacterized protein K02A2.6-like isoform X1 encodes MALYGTIDPYVPGTSFSNYIEHIEYFFSSNNVPDERKKDLFMTFAGMATFEELKLLYPSTDLKTLSYAEITKKLKERFDKVDNELVSRYKFRCRKQGPSESNENFILAVRLLAESCDFGQFRDTAIRDQLLFGLSDRKLQKRLLSEDELTLKTAERIIKSSEIAVNQADAINEDPNINSVKYRLGRRGEYSAQKIEYRGRERSRGRAYRGFYDRYDRSRSRSGPSAGQRSSNRGRYANFVCHFCKLRGHIQKHCYKYKDSQKGSVKFVGDVSKQDTARDDVHDYFKRLQDDYSSDSDSSGDYPCLMIRSVHKISEPCLLDVEIEGKIFKMEVDSGSAVTVICKADYLKFLSNNLLKKCKLVVVNGSTLEVLGIISVYVSVNFRKVKLELVVLINDRRFDPLIGRDWLDVFFENWRTSFSNALMIKNIPGPIESKTADLNRIKSKYASVFDRDLSTPIKGFEADLVLKEDSPIFRKAYDVPYRLKEKVLNHLDSLEKDGIITPIKTSLWASPVVVVIKKDGDIRLVIDCKVSINKVIIPNVYPLPTAQDVFASLAGCKVFCSLDLATAYTQLNLSYKSRKFVIINTPKGLYSYNRLPQGASSSAAILQQVMDTVLNGLEFVSCYLDDVLIAGKDYDDCKQKLLLVLDRLNRVNIKVNYKKCKFFVSVLPFLGHMISENGLQPNPDKVATIQQAEVPENVRLQRYIMELSIYDYEILYKPSERMGTADFCSRFPTKDEVPKGLEKHFIKSLNFSEELPLNHKLIADETNNDKFLQQVNSFLQHGWPKRLDKCFRDIFSQHQQLEKVDGCLLFEDRVVIPESLQRKILKILHANHAGIIKMKQEARKTVYWFGINTDIENYMKQCDTCLKITVVPDQNITSKMDSFV; translated from the coding sequence ATGGCGTTATATGGAACCATTGATCCCTACGTCCCAGGAACATCGTTTTCTAATTACATAGAGCATATTGAGTATTTTTTCTCGAGCAATAATGTTCCCGATGAACGAAAAAAAGATTTATTTATGACTTTTGCCGGTATGGCAACTTTTGAAGAGCTTAAATTGCTCTATCCATCCACAGATTTGAAGACATTGTCATACGCGGAGATTACAAAAAAACTTAAAGAAAGATTCGATAAGGTAGACAATGAATTAGTATCCAGATATAAATTCAGATGCCGTAAACAAGGCCCTTCCGAATCCAATGAAAATTTTATTCTAGCAGTGAGATTATTGGCGGAATCGTGTGATTTTGGACAGTTTAGAGACACAGCTATAAGGGATCAATTGTTGTTCGGTTTGTCGGATAGAAAACTACAAAAACGTTTGCTGAGTGAAGATGAGTTGACATTAAAAACTGCGGAGAGAATTATCAAGAGTAGTGAGATTGCTGTAAATCAGGCTGATGCTATTAATGAAGATCCGAATATAAATTCAGTGAAATATCGGCTTGGCAGGAGAGGTGAATATAGTGCGCAGAAAATAGAGTACCGTGGTAGAGAGAGAAGCAGGGGTCGTGCCTACAGGGGATTTTATGACCGGTATGATAGAAGCAGATCTCGTTCAGGGCCAAGCGCAGGACAAAGATCGTCCAACAGAGGTCGTTACGCGAATTTTGTGTGCCATTTCTGTAAACTGCGCGGCCATATCCAAAAGCATTGTTACAAATACAAAGACAGTCAAAAAGGCTCTGTTAAGTTCGTTGGGGACGTTTCAAAGCAAGACACCGCCCGGGATGATGTGCATGACTATTTCAAACGGTTGCAAGACGATTACAGCAGTGACAGCGACAGCTCAGGTGACTATCCGTGTTTAATGATTAGGTCAGTCCATAAGATCAGTGAACCTTGTCTTCTAGATGTTGAAATTGAGGGTAAAATATTCAAAATGGAAGTGGATAGTGGTTCAGCTGTCACTGTTATCTGCAAAGCTGAttatttgaagtttttgagcaatAATTTGCTGAAAAAGTGTAAACTGGTGGTAGTAAACGGATCAACTCTGGAAGTTCTTGGCATTATTTCGGTATACGTTTctgtaaattttagaaaagttaagCTGGAACTTGTTGTCTTGATTAATGATCGTCGTTTTGATCCTCTTATTGGAAGGGATTGGCTAGATGTGTTCTTCGAGAATTGGCGAACTTCGTTTTCTAATGCATTGATGATTAAAAACATTCCTGGCCCAATTGAAAGCAAAACTGCTGACCTTAATCGGATTAAATCCAAGTATGCAAGTGTTTTTGATAGAGATTTGTCCACTCCTATCAAAGGCTTTGAGGCCGATTTAGTACTTAAAGAAGATTCGCCAATTTTTCGCAAGGCTTACGATGTACCATATCGGTTAAAAGAAAAGGTGTTGAACCATTTAGATTCACTGGAAAAAGATGGAATCATTACTCCTATTAAAACAAGTCTTTGGGCGTCGCCGGTGGTAGTAGTGATAAAGAAAGATGGGGACATTCGTCTTGTCATAGACTGTAAAGTATCTATTAATAAGGTAATTATCCCTAATGTGTACCCTTTACCTACCGCACAGGATGTGTTTGCCTCTCTGGCAGGATGTAAAGTATTTTGTTCCTTGGACCTGGCCACTGCTTACACTCAGTTGAATTTGTCTTACAAATCAAGAAAGTTTGTGATTATTAACACTCCTAAGGGACTTTATTCATATAATAGGCTCCCTCAGGGGGCTTCATCCAGTGCAGCCATATTACAGCAAGTCATGGATACAGTTTTAAATGGACTTGAATTTGTTTCATGCTACCTTGACGACGTGTTGATTGCTGGAAAGGATTATGACGATTGTAAACAGAAGTTACTTTTAGTTCTTGACCGTTTAAATAGagtaaatattaaagtgaactacaagaaatgtaaattttttgtTAGTGTGCTCCCGTTTTTGGGGCACATGATTTCAGAGAATGGTCTTCAACCCAATCCTGACAAAGTTGCCACTATACAGCAAGCTGAAGTACCTGAAAATGTACGACTCCAACGATATATTATGGAGTTGTCCATATATGATTATGAAATTCTATACAAACCGTCAGAGCGCATGGGTACGGCAGATTTCTGCTCCAGATTTCCAACGAAAGATGAAGTACCTAAAGGGTTAGAAAAACATTTCATAAAGAGTTTAAATTTCTCTGAGGAACTCCCCTTGAACCATAAGTTAATAGCGGATGAGACAAATAATGATAAATTTCTTCAACAAGTTAACTCGTTTTTACAGCATGGCTGGCCGAAAAGGTTGGATAAATGTTTCAGGGACATATTTTCACAGCATCAGCAGTTAGAGAAAGTGGACGGTTGCTTGCTATTTGAGGATCGTGTGGTTATTCCAGAATCTCTGCAacgtaaaattttgaaaatactcCATGCCAACCATGCGGgtataatcaaaatgaaacaggAAGCTCGTAAGACTGTATACTGGTTTGGAATCAACACTGACATTGAGAATTATATGAAGCAATGCGATACTTGTTTAAAAATAACTGTTGTCCCCGACCAAAACATTACATCCAAAATGGATTCCTTCGTTTAG